A region of the Gemmatimonadota bacterium genome:
GGAGCTCCTTCGGCGCGAAGCCGCTGATATGGTGCTGCTCCCGAGGGACTTGCGACGGGGCGGGATTCGGCCCATCGTGAACTCATGCTTCGACCGCCGCGCCCCGATCCGGTAGCCGCCCTCGCTCTCTGCGTCCTTCTCGCCGGCTGCGGCGAGGGCGCCACCGAACCCGTCGCGACCCGAATAGGCGTCTCGCCGGAAGAAGCCCTCCTCGTACGGGCGGGGGACGCCGTCAAGTTCACGGTGAACGCCAGCGACGCCGAGGGGCGCAGGGTCACCGGGGCGGCCGCCTGGGAAGTGGACGATCCCTCCGTCGCGACCGTCACCCAGAACGGGCGGGCCTCGGCGGTCGGCTCCGGCGTCACCACGGTCTCCGCAACCATCGGCGGGTTGACCGGCCGGGCCCGACTCGAGGTGTACATCCCCGAGGTCGTGGAAGAATATCTGCCGGGAGAGGATTACTGGGGCCGACTCGGCTACACCCAGTACGTTCCGGGCCGTCTGCCCCTCGTGCTGTCGGCGGGGCACGGCGGATCCCTTCGCCCGAGCGAGATCGCCACCCGGACCTACGGCACCACCGGGTCCGATCGCAACACGCTCGAGCTCACGCTCACGGTGAGGGCTGCCTTGGTGGAGCTCACCGGTTACGCCCCGCACGTCGTCCTCTCGCACCTCCACCGTTCACGGCTCGACCCGAATCGCGAGATCGTGGAGGCGGCGCAGGGCAACATCTACGCCGAGCATGCGTGGGGGGAGTATCACGAGATGGTCCGGATCGCGCGCAGGCAGGTCGAATTGACGTCGGGTAGCGGGCTCTATCTCGATATGCACGGCCATGCGCACACGATCCAGCGCGTCGAGCTCGGCTACCTCCTGACCTCGGAAGATCTGAACCTCGCCGACGTGAATCTGAACTCGCTTTCCTATGTCGCGCGCTCGAGCATACGCGACCTGGGGCGAGACTCCCCGATCCCCTTTTCGGCGCTGCTCCGGGGGCCGACCTCGCTGGGCGGCTACCTGGAAGCCGAGGGCGTGCGCGTGGTGCCGAGCCCGTCAGACCCGTCCCCCGGCGCCGATCCCTACTGGCGGGGCGGTTACAGCACGCGCATCCACGGCTCGGTCGAGGACGGCGAGGTCGTGAGCGGGGTTCAGCTCGAGCATCACTGGGACGGCCTGCGCGACACCGAAGAAAGCCACGCCACCTACGCCCCGAAGCTCGCCCGTTCGGTGCGGGCCTTCATGCTGGCGCACTACGGATTCTTCGAGCCGGGCTAGAATCGAATCGAATCCCCCATGGCCGACGACCAGCCCGGGAAACGCCGGTCCGGGACGGCTCGACGGTCCACAAGCTGCATCACCGCGCTGGTGTGCGCGCGAACCTCCCGCATCAGTACCGGGCCAGCACCCTGACCACGTCGTCGATCTTTCTCCGCACCTCGTTCGCGGGCATCCCCGACCCGTTCGAGAGGATGGAGAAGACAACCTCCCGTCCGGAAGCGGTCGTCAGGTAGCCCGAGAGGGAGTTGACGTTCGAAATGGTGCCTGTCTTGGCCGCGAGTCGGCCCTCCAGGTCGAGCAGACGCGACTCCAGGGTCGAGTCCTCCTCTCCCGGCGCGGCGAGCGCGTCGTAGAGTTGGGGACCGTAGCTCTCGGCGCGAGTTCGGTTGAGAAGCCGCACCATCCCCATGGGTGAGACGAGATTGTAGGCGGAGAGCCCGGAGCCGTCGTGCGGCGAGAAGTGGGCGGCATCGATCCGCATCTCGTCCGCCAGAAACTCGCGCATCACGCGAACTCCCTCGCGCCAGCTTCCGTCGTCGCCCTTCTCCGCCCCGAGGGTGCGGATGATCTGCTCGGCGATCCAGTTCTGGCTGGCTTCGAGGACCGCCTTCACGAGCTCGGCCATAGGCGGCGATTCGAACGTGACCAGGTGCGAGGCGTTCGCGCATTCCCGGACCGATCCCGAGAGGCAGCCGCGCCCCACGCGCATGCTGTCGACCCAAGCGACCTGCGCAGTGCCCTCGACCGCTATCCCGCGCTCGCGGATCGACCGAGCCAACGCCGCCGTCGCCTGACGGACAGGATCGCGGATGGCGAAGGCGAGGGTGTCCACCTCCCCCCAGGCGATCTCCCCTTCCAGCCTCAGCTTGCGCGATTCCGGCAGGTAGGAGGGGCTGACCCTGGTCCGCTCCCCGGGCCGGACGGTCTCCACCCGGGCTACCACGAAATCCTCGGTTCCTCGCGGACGCCACGAAATGTTCGCAGGTGAACCGACCGCGGGTCCGGCGCTCGCGACGATCCGGATCAGCCCCTCGTCGATGGAAAACGCTCCCCCGGTGGCGCCGTATCCGTAGCGCAGGTCCTCGACCTCCCAGGTGGGTCCGACGCTGGCGGAATCCCAAGCCGAGACGTCCACGAAGATCGAGCCGGTGACGTGACGCAGGCCGGTCGCGTATAGC
Encoded here:
- the dacB gene encoding D-alanyl-D-alanine carboxypeptidase/D-alanyl-D-alanine-endopeptidase, translated to MRTCALLAAALLPATGCASGPGGRTDPTETATRNELVAREIEAIVDTPPLDGVNFGILAIDVRTERTLYARNADRRFIPASNQKVSVSVAALGLLGTEHRYRTEVWATGSSLGQTLDGDLVLIASGDPSFSDRFRASGEAALYAIADSLYATGLRHVTGSIFVDVSAWDSASVGPTWEVEDLRYGYGATGGAFSIDEGLIRIVASAGPAVGSPANISWRPRGTEDFVVARVETVRPGERTRVSPSYLPESRKLRLEGEIAWGEVDTLAFAIRDPVRQATAALARSIRERGIAVEGTAQVAWVDSMRVGRGCLSGSVRECANASHLVTFESPPMAELVKAVLEASQNWIAEQIIRTLGAEKGDDGSWREGVRVMREFLADEMRIDAAHFSPHDGSGLSAYNLVSPMGMVRLLNRTRAESYGPQLYDALAAPGEEDSTLESRLLDLEGRLAAKTGTISNVNSLSGYLTTASGREVVFSILSNGSGMPANEVRRKIDDVVRVLARY
- a CDS encoding Ig-like domain-containing protein, with protein sequence MLRPPRPDPVAALALCVLLAGCGEGATEPVATRIGVSPEEALLVRAGDAVKFTVNASDAEGRRVTGAAAWEVDDPSVATVTQNGRASAVGSGVTTVSATIGGLTGRARLEVYIPEVVEEYLPGEDYWGRLGYTQYVPGRLPLVLSAGHGGSLRPSEIATRTYGTTGSDRNTLELTLTVRAALVELTGYAPHVVLSHLHRSRLDPNREIVEAAQGNIYAEHAWGEYHEMVRIARRQVELTSGSGLYLDMHGHAHTIQRVELGYLLTSEDLNLADVNLNSLSYVARSSIRDLGRDSPIPFSALLRGPTSLGGYLEAEGVRVVPSPSDPSPGADPYWRGGYSTRIHGSVEDGEVVSGVQLEHHWDGLRDTEESHATYAPKLARSVRAFMLAHYGFFEPG